One genomic window of Fusarium keratoplasticum isolate Fu6.1 chromosome 3, whole genome shotgun sequence includes the following:
- a CDS encoding Acetyl-CoA C-acetyltransferase: MPQLPKGLSAVLTKAPSDTVILSAVRTPVCRSYRGHLKDAYPEELLATVLKGTLEANPSLDPATVDDVAVGVVLSELGGSKAARMALNHVGFKNTTSLYTVNRACSSSLQAITTVAGQIRTGMIDTGIAAGMESMTRNYGSKAIPVDLWPELRDSPNHHAQDCIMPMGLTSENVAERYNVSRADQDALAVESHRRAARARSQGHFDGEIVPVTTRFQEVDKKGNKIGDEQQITVTADDGIRESVSIEALAKLKPAFKPDGASTAGNSSQVSDGAAATLLMRRSTATALGLQDQIIGKFVSAVTVGCDPDEMGIGPALAIPKLLNQHGLTNEDVSRWEINEAFASQALHCVRALGLEDAWAKEKVNPDGGAIALGHPLGATGARMTATLLHGLKRDGGDLGVVSMCVGTGMGMAGLFVRE, translated from the coding sequence ATGCCTCAGCTTCCCAAGGGCCTCTCGGCCGTCCTTACAAAGGCGCCCTCCGATACCGTCATCCTCTCCGCGGTCCGTACTCCCGTCTGCCGGTCTTACCGTGGTCACCTCAAGGACGCCTACCCTGAGGAGCTCCTCGCCACTGTTCTGAAGGGAACACTTGAAGCCAACCCTTCGCTGGATCCCGCTACTGTCGACGATGTGGCTGTCGGAGTTGTGCTCTCCGAGCTCGGAGGTTCCAAGGCGGCTCGCATGGCCCTCAACCACGTCGGCTTCAAGAACACAACCAGTCTGTACACTGTCAACCGCGCGTGCTCAAGTTCGCTGCAGGCCATCACTACTGTGGCGGGCCAGATCAGGACAGGCATGATCGACACCGGTATCGCCGCGGGCATGGAGAGCATGACGAGAAACTACGGATCCAAGGCCATCCCCGTCGACCTGTGGCCCGAGCTGCGGGACTCACCCAACCACCACGCCCAAGACTGCATCATGCCCATGGGCCTTACCTCTGAAAACGTCGCCGAGAGGTACAATGTCTCCCGAGCGGACCAAGATGCGCTCGCTGTTGAGTCTCATCGACGAGCTGCTCGTGCGCGGAGCCAGGGTCACTTTGACGGCGAGATTGTGCCGGTTACGACGAGGTTCCAGGAGGTGGATAAGAAGGGTAACAAAATTGGCGATGAGCAGCAGATCACCGTCACTGCTGATGATGGTATTCGCGAGAGTGTTAGCATTGAGGCGTTGGCCAAGTTGAAGCCTGCGTTCAAGCCTGATGGTGCTTCGACAGCTGGAAACTCGAGTCAGGTGTCTGACGGTGCGGCTGCGACGCTTCTCATGCGAAGAAGCACGGCTACCGCGCTTGGTCTCCAGGATCAGATTATCGGCAAGTTTGTATCTGCCGTGACAGTCGGCTGCGACCCAGACGAGATGGGCATCGGCCCCGCTCTCGCAATCCCCAAGCTCCTAAACCAACACGGCCTCACAAACGAAGACGTCTCCCGGTGGGAGATCAACGAGGCCTTTGCAAGCCAAGCTCTCCACTGCGTGCgagccctcggcctcgaggacgcgtgggccaaggagaaggtgaACCCCGATGGAGGAGCCATTGCCCTTGGACATCCCCTCGGTGCTACCGGAGCTAGGATGACGGCTACGTTGTTGCATGGGCTTAAGAGGGATGGTGGGGATCTCGGTGTTGTTAGTATGTGTGTTGGAACTGGTATGGGTATGGCTGGGTTGTTTGTTCGGGAGTGA
- a CDS encoding Acetyl-CoA C-acetyltransferase gives MASNVELLHGQQKPEVIVVDDDVDAPTRPATPQETGPQDPPQVTLPSTEIPQSPIDPNESFKTEVNDDRPPVTVIPSSLTPPPSTQVNNHNASQTGPSKRTFSNSQQSNLFSPPATILNNIPERPLTSEYVPPASQQVLEASADELRTMLQTCITENQKLKMETAHHKLQYNLLSLQADEDSKRAAVEHEMIRREVDALRTAEHTRQARRELSTSSESTQAKYLQMKMWYETALEDNTTLQRRVKTAKKVIQQKEEENMALAEERDVLLNRIRENRERMQMLCSPGGIFHGALTPKQQMAAASTPHRNSHRQAPRTQARQRDGEYGLSALLQAMSQDNNSAPSTPMASHKPAPRHVGRHSRNAQSMSSLPTTPMNRPLGAHGGLLPSVDLVPQSEPQRYTQRQFIPTTPVAKTDSRRKSRESTISIDDTEELARQALESVAAAKSFASQASQGSQSRSHEEEDKEVFDSQASQAATELLRRDPRQSFEVASSAGSRDGTPGPVEKSARMQAKLLSNYKGDPEKRKFSGNYTSTEEARRDQGSPAKKSRVTGSFVDERRRLGLGIQYGQ, from the coding sequence ATGGCTTCCAACGTCGAGCTGCTCCATGGCCAGCAGAAGCCCGAGGTCATCGTTGTTGACGACGATGTCGACGCACCTACTCGACCGGCTACTCCCCAAGAGACAGGTCCTCAAGATCCTCCCCAGGTGACATTACCTTCCACCGAGATTCCACAATCACCCATCGATCCGAATGAGTCCTTCAAGACCGAGGTCAACGACGATCGACCTCCCGTTACTGTcatcccatcatctctcACTCCGCCTCCCTCGACACAGGTCAACAATCACAACGCCAGCCAGACCGGACCTTCTAAACGTACCTTTTCCAACTCTCAGCAGTCgaacctcttctctccaccCGCGACcatcctcaacaacatccCCGAACGTCCCTTGACGTCCGAATATGTCCCACCCGCCTCCCAGCAGGTGCTCGAGGCTTCGGCCGACGAGCTCCGTACCATGCTCCAGACATGTATCACAGAGAACCAAaagctcaagatggagacAGCTCACCACAAGTTGCAGTACAATTTGTTGAGCCTCCAGGCTGACGAGGACTCAAAGCGAGCGGCTGTAGAGCACGAGATGATCCGTCGCGAGGTGGACGCGCTGCGGACCGCGGAACACACCCGCCAGGCTCGGAGGGAGCTCAGCACTTCGTCTGAGTCAACACAAGCAAAGTATCTGCAGATGAAGATGTGGTACGAGACTGCCCTTGAGGACAACACGACGCTTCAACGTCGCGTCAAGAccgccaagaaggtcatacagcagaaggaggaggaaaacaTGGCCCTCGCAGAAGAGCGAGACGTTCTTCTCAACCGGATACGCGAGAACCGAGAACGAATGCAGATGCTCTGTAGCCCTGGCGGTATATTTCACGGAGCCCTGACCCCCAAGCAGCAGATGGCGGCAGCTTCGACACCACACCGCAACTCACATCGCCAAGCCCCTCGCACACAAGCACGCCAAAGGGACGGAGAATATGGCCTCTCTGCTCTCTTGCAGGCCATGAGCCAGGATAATAACAGCGCTCCTTCGACTCCAATGGCTTCACATAAACCCGCGCCGCGGCATGTTGGAAGGCACAGCCGCAATGCCCAGTCCATGTCTTCGCTGCCTACAACGCCTATGAACCGGCCTCTAGGCGCACATGGTGGGCTCTTGCCCTCAGTTGACTTGGTCCCTCAGTCGGAGCCTCAACGATACACACAACGGCAATTCATCCCCACAACCCCAGTTGCCAAGACGGACAGTCGACGCAAGAGTCGCGAAAGCACGATCTCGATTGACGACACTGAAGAACTGGCCAGACAGGCTCTAGAATCAGTTGCTGCAGCAAAGTCATTCGCATCACAGGCGTCACAAGGCTCACAATCGCGGAGccacgaggaagaagacaaGGAGGTGTTTGACAGCCAGGCTAGTCAGGCGGCCACGGAATTGCTGCGGCGGGATCCACGTCAGAGTTTTGAGGTGGCCAGCTCGGCGGGATCAAGGGACGGAACGCCAGGTCCTGTCGAAAAGTCAGCACGGATGCAGGCCAAGCTGCTCTCGAACTATAAGGGAGACCCCGAGAAGCGCAAGTTCAGTGGTAACTATACATCGACTGAAGAAGCCCGACGGGATCAGGGAAGCCCAGCTAAGAAGTCGCGCGTGACGGGGTCATTCGTTGACGAGCGTAGAAGACTCGGTCTTGGAATCCAATACGGCCAGTAG